Within the Opitutaceae bacterium TAV5 genome, the region GTGGCGGGGTCGTCGCGGAGGAAGGCGGCGATGTCGCGGGCGCGGGAGTGGCCGGCGGCGGTGACGAGCAGGCTGTGTTGCGCGGAGGGGCCGGGGTTGGCGACGGGTTCGATGACGTCGGCGCCGAAGCGGTCGGCGAGGCGGGCGTGGAGTGGATCGAGGGTTTCCATGGTGGCGGCAGCGGAGGGAGGACGCGGCGGTCAGGGTTTGTCGGGACGGACGAGGGAAGCGGCGGGACGCCAGACGGCGGGGTTGTGCGGCGGGACGATATCGTGATCTCCGTATTCGGGTACGGGATACGCGCCATCGTTGTCGGTGCGAAGGTGGCGGGGGCGATCGGGGCCGGTGAGTTTTTCGGCGCGGATCTTCTTCTGGAGCTCGATCAGTCCGTTGAGGAGAGCTTCGGGGCGGGGCGGACAGCCGGGGATGTAGACATCGACAGGGATGAAGCGGTCCACGCCCTTGAGGACATTGTAGCCTTGCTTGAAGGGGCCGCCGGAGATGGAGCACGCGCCCATGGCGATGCAGTATTTGGGCTCGGCCATCTGGTTCCAGATGCGCACGACTTGCGGCGCCATTTTTTTGGTGACGGTGCCGGAGACGATCATGAGGTCGGCCTGGCGCGGGGAGGCTCGGAAAATCTCGGCGCCGAAGCGGGCGATGTCGAAGCGCGCGGCGGCGACGGCGATCATCTCGATGGCGCAGCAGGCGAGGCCGAACTGGAGGGGCCAGATGGAACGGGTGCGGCCCCAATTGTAGATTTCGTTGAAGGTGGTGAGAAGGACACCCTGCTGCCGCAGGGATTCGCGCTCTTCGGCGGTGACGGTGGGAGACGCGTGCGGGGCGGGGATGGGGGTGGAGGGGGAATCGCTCATGGTGTGGGTTGCAGGCGGGGCGGGGGTTATTTCCATTCGAGGTGTCCGCGTTGCCAGGCCCAGACGAGGCCCTCGGCGAGGAGCAGGATGAAGGCGAGGAGCACGAAAAGCGCGGCGGCGGGCAGGCCGGTGAAAACGACGGCGGCGGGGAGCAAAAAAAGAACCTCCACGTCGAAGATCAGGAAGAGGATCGCGTAGAGGTAATAATGGGCGCGAAACTGGATCCACGAATCGCCTCCGGACGGGAGGCCGCATTCGTAGATGGCGTTTTTCTCGGCGCCGGGTTTGGGCGGCTGGAAAACCCGGAACCAGAGTTGCGCCACCAGAATCAGGGCGAGCGGAAAGACCGCGGCAATGGCGACGAAGAGCGCGAGAAAGGCATAGGGATGGTCGGAGGCGGTCATGGTTTCGGTCAAGGTCACGAAAAAAAACCGTGCACCGTACTGAAAACCACACCGCCAGAACCATCGCAACGGACAAGCCGGAGTGTTTCTTGTGGAAAGCTGCGCATGTTTTTCCGGATGCACAGCCGGCATAACGGGCCTGGCAGGAGGGCGTGAAAATGGGGTGGCCGGGCGCGGAAGAGCCTGTATGATGCGGATTTCCTTCCCGTCAGATTTCGTATTCGTTTTTCAGGACATGGCCACCTCCAACACCTCCTTCTCACTCGACCTGATCCACCGTCCGCGCCGTCTGCGGCGCACGGCCAGCCTCCGCGCCCTCGTGCGCGAGACGGTGCTGACGCCGGCCAACCTCATCGCGCCGCTGTTCGTGGTCGAGGGGGATGCGCCGCCGGAGGAGATCGGCTCGATGCCGGGCGTTTTCCGCTACGGGATCGCCGATCTCGTCGAGGAATGCCGGATATTGCACAATCTTGGCGTGCCGGCCGTGGCGCTGTTTCCGAAGCTCGACCCGGCGCTGAAAGACGAGACCGGCAGCGCGGCGCTGGACGAGGATGCGCTCGTGTTGCGCGCGGTGCGTGCGGTGAAGGAATCGGTGCCGGGCATAACGGTCGTGACCGATGTGGCGCTCGATCCGTACACGAACCACGGCCACGACGGCGTGCTCAACGCCGCGGGCGACGATGTGGAGAACGACCGCACGGTCGGCATCCTGACGCGCATGGCGGTGATGCAGGCGCGGGCGGGCGTGGACCTGGTGGCGCCGAGCGACATGATGGACGGCCGCGTCGGCGCGATCCGGCGCGCGCTGGATGCGGCGGGTTTTCAGCAGACGGGCGTGATGGCGTACTCGGCGAAATTCAACTCGGCCTATTACGGTCCGTTCCGCGACGCGGTCGGCAGCGCGCAGGCGGCGGGCACGCGGTTGCTCGGCAAGGCGACCTACCAGCTCGACCCGGCCAACCGCCGCGAGGCGATCGCGGAGGCGGCGCTCGACGAGGCGGAGGGGGCGGACATCATCATGGTGAAACCGGCCGGCATCTACCTGGACATTATCCGCGACGTGCGCGAACGGACGCAGAAGCCGGTGGCGGCGTACCAGATTTCCGGCGAGTACGCGCAGATCCAGGCGGCGGCGCGGCTGGGCTGGCTGGACCTGGCGCGGACGCGCGACGAGTCGCTGCTGGCGATCCGGCGGGCCGGGGCGGACATGATACTGACGTATTTCGCCAAGGAGACGGCGAAGGCGCTGGCATGAGCGACGGTGGAGCCATCCGTGGCAGTCAGGTCGTGGTCATGAGGGAAACCGTCGACGTTTTTTCTGGTGCAAGCGCCGGGAGTCGAACCCGGATCAACGGCTTCGGAGACCGCTACACTATCCATTGTGCTACGCCTGCGCGCAGAAAAACCGAGCGGCGAGACAAAGGGGGGTTGCGGGTGGCGTCAAGCTCCGGGCGGCGCGAGGCGACGATTCGGGCCGGCCGCGGCGGGCGGCGGGCAGGGTGGAGGCGCGGACGCAGCCTCTCCGCATGAAACCTTTGCCGTCCATGCGCCCGCTGTTTTTGCTGACCCACGAATTCTGGCCGCGACGCGGCGGGATCGCCACGTATTGCGAGGAAATGGCCCGGGCAGCGGCGCTGGCGGCGGGAGGACGAGGCGTGGAGGTGTGGGCGCCGGCGTTGCGACCGGGGGAGCCGGAGCGCGCCGGCTGGCCGTTTGCAGTGAGGCGGCTGCCGCTGCGCGGGACGCACGACCTGGGCTGCCGGCTGGCGATGGCGCGGTTTCTGGTGGGCGAGCGGCGGCGGTTGCGGCGGGCGTTGGTGCACCTCGCCGAGCCGGGTCCGATGCTGGCGGCGATGCTGTTGCAGCCATGGCGGACATTTTGCCCGCAACGGATGATCCTGACATTTCACGGCTCGGAGGTGCTGAAATTTCATGCGGACCCGGTGATCCGCCTGCTGGCGCGCCGGCTGATCCGGCGGGCATGGCGGGTGAGCACACTGACGCAGTATGCGCGCCGGTTGTTGTGCGAGTGTTTTCCGGAAGCGGCGGGCAAGGTGGTGCTCGCGCCGGGGGCGCTGCGGAGCGGATGGGAGGCTGCCGGGCAGGACGGTGAACCAGACGGCGAAGGGGAGCGGAGCAGCGGTGCCGCCGGTCCGGACGGGCGGCGGCTGGTGGTCCTGACGGTGGGGCGGCTGCATCCGCGCAAGGGGCAGGCACAGACACTGGCCGCGCTGGCGGCTCTGCCGGAGGCGTGGCGGCGGCGGGTGGAATACCGGATGGCGGGGACGACCAACCGGCCGGGCTACGAGGCGGAATTGCGCGAAGCGGCGCGGCGGGCCGAGGCGGAAGGGCTGGCGGTGCGCTTCCTGGGCGACGTGCCGGACGGGGAACTGGGCGCGGCGTATGCGGAGGCGGATATTTTTGCGCTCACGTCGGTGGAGCACGGACACAGCGTGGAAGGATTCGGGCTGGTCTATCTCGAGGCGTCGGCGCACGGCTTGCCGGTCGTGGCGCACGCTATCGGCGGGGTGGCGGAGGCGGTGCACGACGGGGAGACGGGTTTGCTCGTCCGGCCGGGACCGGGATCGGGTGAGTTGCTGACGGAAGCGTTTGCGCGGCTGCTCGGGGATGCGGCATTGCGGCGGCGGCTGGGCGCGGCGGGGCGCGCGTGGGCCCGGAAAAATTCATGGGCGGACTCGGCGCGGGTGCTGTACGGGGAAGACCTCGACTGAACGGGAATGAAGATCTGCATCCTCCAGGATTTTTTGCGCAATGGCGGCACCGAGCGGCAGACGGTGCTGCTCGCCCGGGCATTCGCGGCGGAGGGGCATGCGGTGACGGTGCTGACGTTCCGGCCCGGCGGCGTGCTGGCGGCAGGGCTGGCGGAAACGGGCGGGAGGACGCCCGCGGAACACGGGCCGGAAGCCCATGCCACGTCGGAATCAGGGGCAGGATGCCCATGCCACGTTGCGGGCGGGACGCCCGCGCCACAGCGCCCGCGGCACGAGGTGTTGCAGCCGTTCGACACGCGGATCAACGGCTTCGCCCCGGGGCTGGCGCGGCGGCTGCGGCGGATCGCGCCGGATGTGGTGCTGTGCATGGGGCGGATGGCGAATGGCCGGGGCGCGCTCGTGAAGCGGACACTGCCGGGCGCGGTGGTCGTGGGAACGCTTCGCACGGGCAAGGCGTTGCAGCGGGCGTTCCGGGAATCGCTGCACGCGGTCGATCACGTGGTGGCCAACAGCGGCGACTCGGCGGAGACGTTGACGCGGGTGCAGGGCGTGCCGGCGGAGCGGGTCTCGGTGATTTACAACGGGCTGGTGTTCCCGGCGGATGCCGGAGGCGATTCGAGGGGGCGCGACAGCGGCGCAGGAGACGCTATCGGTAGCGGGGCGGAGCAGGCGGGCGGAGTGGAAAAACTGTCCGCGACGAAGGCGCCGGGAGCGGTCGTCTTGCTGTGCGTCGGCATGTTTCGTCCGGAGAAAAACCAGCGGGCGCTGATCGAGGCGGCGGCGCGGTTGCCAAAAAATCCGGCGTGGGAACTGTGGCTGGCGGGCGAGGGGCCGGCGCGCGCGGAGTGCGAGGCGCTGGCGCGGCGACTGGGGATGGCGGAGCGGGTGAGGTTTTTCGGGTTTCTGGCCGATCCGGCGCCGCTTTACCGGGCGGCGGATGTGGCGGTGCTGGCGTCGCGGGCGGAGTCGTTGTCCAATTTTCTGATCGAGGCGCAGGCGCACGGGTTGCCGGCGGTGGCCGCGGAGGTGACGGGAGCGCGCGAGTGCCTGCGCGAGGGCGTCAGCGGAGTGGTGGTGCCGGCGGGCGACGCGGCGGCGATGGCGGCGGCGTGGCGGGTGTATATCGAAAATCCGGATACGCGCCGCGCCGCGGGGGAGGCGGCGCGGGCGTTCGCGCGGGCGACCTTCGATCCGGCGCGGCAGACGGCGGCGTACCTGGACCTGTTCGCACGGCTGCGGAACAGGCCGGCGGGGCGGGCGCCGCGGGGATAGCGCGGCGCGCCGCGGCGTCGGGGGAGGGGGGAGCGGTCAGTCCTCGTCGTCGTTTTCGGGTTCGGGGAAGTGGCGCTCCACCCGCACGCGGCGCAGGCGCTCGGCGTGAACATCGGCGGCGATGATGACAAATTCCCCGACGGAGACCGATTCGCCGCGGCGGGGGAACTTGCCGAAGTGGCGCTGCGCCCACATCGAGACGGTCTCCTTGGGCAGCCATTCGAAGGTCCAGCCGGTCTCGGCCTGGAGTTCGCGCATGGTGAGCACGCCGCTGACGACAATGTAGTTTTCCCCGTGTTCGAAGATGGGTCCGTTCTCGATGTCGAACTCGTCGCGGATGTCGCCGACGATTTCCTCGAGCACGTCCTCGAACGACACGATGCCGGCCGTCTTGCCCTCGGCGTCGAGCACGATGGCGAGGTGGTTGCGCGAGGAGCGGAAGAGCTCGAGCATCGTGTGGATCGGCGTGCGCAGGGTGAAGGTGAGCGCCGGGCGGACGAGGGGCTCGACGGGCGCATCGATGCCGAGGGCGTGAATCTGCCAGAGCCATTCGCGGACGAGGAGGATGCCGTCGATATCATCGAGCGAACCGCGGCACACGGGAAACCGGCTGTGGCCCTGGACCTGGGCGAAGCGGAGGTTTTCCTCGTTGGGCTTGTCGAGCCAGAGCGCCTGGATCTGGTCGCGCGGGCGCATGATCTGCTGGGCCTGGATTTCGCGCAGGCGCAGCGAGCGGATCATGAGCTTGTTGATGAGCGAATCGCCCGGATGCGAATGGCGGGCATGGCTGAGCACGTATTCGAGTTCCTCGCGGCTGAAGGCGTGTTCGCCCTCGCCGGCGGGGTCGAGCCCGGCCCAGCGCAGGAAGAGATTGGCGGTGCCGTTGAGCGTCCAGATAAAGGGGAACAGGATAACGTAAAAAAACATCAGCGGCCCCGCAGTGAAGACCGAGACGGCCTTGGGGCGCTGGATGGCGAGCGATTTGGGCGCGAGTTCGCCGAAAATGATGTGGAGGAAGGTAATGACCGCAAAGGCCACGGCAAATGACACCGAGCTGACCGTGGCCGGAGAGGTGATGCCGAAATGCCCGAGGAGCGGTGCGATGCGGTGGGCGATGAACGGCTCGCCGACCCAGCCGAGGCCAAGGCTGGCGAGCGTGATGCCGAGCTGCGTGGCGGAGAGCGAGGCATCGAGTTTCTGCGTGGCGGTGATGGCGAGCTTCACGCGCCATCCGCCTGACTTGATCATGGGCTGGAGCTGGCTGGCGCGCACCTTGACGAGGGCGAATTCCGCCGCAACGAAGAACCCGTTGGCGGCGACCAGAATGAGAACGACGATCACCTCAAGGGTGATTCCCAGGAATGTTTGCATTGCGACGCTGGCGACAGTGTGGGTGAAAGCGCGGTCGTCCAGTATTCAGATGCGAAACACTCTCACAACGAGTGGTACGGGAGTTGTTTGTTTGGTCGCAACTCTTTGGAAATCAGGATAAAAGGAGGGGTATTTCGTCGATGAGTGATAATTTTTATGAAAAGGGGTACCGGACGGGGTAAAGTTCACTTCTCGCTCAGCCGGACGCCGGGGGGCAGGGCCTCGCGGATATCGCTGGTGAGGGTGCCGTCCTGGAAACGCACGAGACGGGAGGAGGGGCTTTTCAGGTCGTTGTACCAGGTGGCCTGGCCACCGAGAAACACGATCCATCCGCCTTCGCCTTGGTAGGGGCTGTCGGGTGCCCAGGTGCCGTCGGCGCGCAGGCCGCGTGTCCAGGCGACCGGAGTGGTGGACCGCATGGCGGCGGTGATGCCGCCGAGCGGGACCACGACGTCGGGCGTGCTTTGCCGGAACGCGGAGTCGATGGCGCGGGAGGCGCGAGGACCGTCACCGGGCGCGAGCACCGTCGTGACGCCGGCGGGAGCCCGGCCGTGGGCAAACCACACGCTGGCGTCGTCGAGCCCGGCGTCGGCGGCGAGCTGACGGGCGTAGTCGTGGATCGTTGCGGCTTGCGGCAGCTTGTTGCTGTGCTCGGTCGCGTAGATCAGCGAGGCCTGGCCGATCTGGCGGAGATTGCTGCCGTCGACGGCGCGGGCAGCCGTCGTGCGAACCTTGCCAATGGTCGGAATAACGATCGAGGCAACGATGCCGCCCGCCACGAGCAGGCCGAAGACGAACGCGATCCGGCACCAGAACCGGGCGGCGCGGGATGCCTTGGCAGCTCCGGCATAGTCGCCTGCATCGTAGCGGGAATTGACGCGCGAGGCGTGGATGATCGCCGGGATGCCGGGAAGGAGAGCACAAAACAGGGTTACGAGAACGGACGGCAGCAGGTACGTGGACGGCCTGGCAGGGGGAGTCGCGACGTCATCGGCTGCGCCTGCGGTCGTGCTGGCGTCCGACGCAAGCTGCGGAGGTTGCAGGCTGTTGAGGACATCGGCGACGGGGATCCAGCCCGGCATGCCTTCGCGCCAGGCCAGATCTCCCGGGAGAAGCTGGCCGGTTTCCAGAAACGTCCGGATTTCGGCGAGGGTCCAGATGCCGATTTCCTGTCCGTTGCGGGCGATGTGGTATTTCATATGTTTTCGTAAAAAGACGGGCGGATAAACGAACCGGGAGAGCCGGGCAGGAGGGAAGAGGCGCGTCCGGCTCTCCGGCAATCTTGCGCGGAACATTGGTTCTTCGGCAAGACCGGAGGCTGCGGAGGGGGCGGGGGGGTGGCGGAAGAGTCCGGATGCCGGAACGCCGGAGAATGCAACGAGGCGGAGGGATAGTGCGGACGCCGGCGGCAGGGCCGGGTTGTCATTGCGCGGAGACGGCAAACGCCTATTGTGCTCCGCATGGTCACCGAACACGCACCGCTGGAAGACGAACTGGGCGACGTGCTGGAAAAGGCCCTCCGTTGCGCCGGGCTGACGGAGGCGGCCTTGGCCGAGCGCACGGGCATCGACCGCGAACGCATCGCCGACGCCATCGCCTGGCGCAACGAACTGTCGCCGGAGGAATGCCGCGCGCTGGCGGCGGCGTTGTCGCTCAACGAGGTGGGCGTGCAGGCGCTGGCCGCCGGAAAGTATCCGTTGCCGCAGATCACCGGCCTCCCGTTTTGCCTGTATCCGTTGCGCATGACGCACGGGATCGGTGTCACCAACGCCTACATCGTGGCGGATTGCCGGCAGGACCACGGCGTGCTGTTCGACACGGGCAACGATCCGGGTGCGCTGCAACGCCAGTGGCCGGCGGCGATCACGCGGCTGGATGCCGTGTTCATCACCCATGCGGAACGCGAACACCTCGGCGGCCTGCCGGAAGTGCGGCGGCGGTTCGGCGCGGTGCCGGTCTTCGCACCGGTGGAGTCGGGCGTCCCGGGTGCGACCGAAATCGGCGAGGGCTCGCGGCTGGTTTTTGGCGCGGCGGAAGTCGAGGTGCTGGCGACGCCCGGCCATGCCGAGGCGCACCACTGTTACATCGTGCGCGCCCCCCGGGCCTGCAAGGGCGTGCCGCTGCTGGTGTCGGGCGACCTCCTGTTCGCCGGTTCGGTGGGCGGGGCCTATTTTTGTACGAAGCGGCTGAAAGCCCATCTGGCGCGTGTGCTCGCCGCGCTGCCGCCCGAAGCGGTGGTGGCGCCCGGACACGGCCCGCTGACGACGATCGGCAATGAACGGGCCTGCAACCCGTTTGTGGTTTGAAGTCCCCGGAGGGGAATGCCGGCGCGGAGAAGGGAAGCGAAAGAAAAAGAGAGGCGCAGGCGGGGGAGAGGGATGGGGATAGGGGGTGACTCGGGGGAAAATAACGCCTTGACCGCGGATCGGCGCAGGCGTTTTGTTTCCGGTTCGCCCATTTTTACCAGAACCACGCACTATGAGAGACGATTACCTGAAAGAAGCGCAAAAGGTCATTACCGACCCCAACCTGCTCATCAACGTGGTGTCCCGCCGCGTCAAGCAGCTCCGGCGCGGTCATCGCCCGCTGGTGGAGTCACTTGAAAAACTCGCTCCCGAGGACATCGCCCTGCGCGAGATCATCGAGGGCAAGATCACTTACGAGGTGGCCGCCTGACGGTTGCCTCCCCGGAGGCGATGGCACGGAAAGCTGTCGCCGTTGTTTGTCAGTTTCACCTGTTTTCAATTATTCGACCGTCATCCGGGACGCCTGCGGCAATCGCGGCATTTTCGGTGACGGTTTTTCGTTACGCACCGGCAAACGGTGCAGATCCCTCCTTCAGTCATGTGTGCCGCCAGGAAGAAAGATTCGAAACGCTATACGGAAGTCCGCAACGCCAAGGCGCTGCGCGACTACACGGTGGAGGAGCGTTTCGAGGCGGGCATCCAGCTCAGGGGCACCGAGGTCAAGTCGATCCGCGCCGGCCGGGCGCAGATCAACGATGCCTTCGGCCGCTTCGAGAAAGGGGAACTCTGGCTCTACAACGCGCATATCGAGGAGTACGCGTTCGGCAGCATTTACAACCACGATGCCCGGCGCATCCGGAAACTGCTTCTGCACAAGCACCAGATCCGGAAGATCGCGCAGGCGTTGCAGGTGGGGGGCCGGGCGCTGGTGCCGTTGCGGATGTACTTCAAGGAAGCGCTGGTGAAGGTCGAACTCGCGATCGGCATGGGCAAGAAACTTTATGACAAGCGCGACGACATGCGGAAGCGCGAGCAGGTGATGGAGGTAAAAAAGGCTTTCAAGTATCGAATGTAAGCAGGTGCGACGGCTGCGGGTGGCGAAGGGGAGGGGGCGCTCGGGGCAGGGTGAGGGATAAAATCGGGCAAGAAAGGCCTTGCACTTTTTGGTCCGGCCCGTTGCCTCGGTGGCTCCCACTTCCGGAGAGGTGGCTGAGTGGTCGATAGCGGCGCTTTGCTAAAGCGTTGTAGGTGTAACAGCCTACCGGGGGTTCGAATCCCCCCCTCTCCGCCAGTTTACTTTGGCTCTGAACCGTTTTTTTGATCGCTAAAAATCGCTCAACTTACTGATAGTCATTAAATTACGTAAGTGTCATTTTTACGGTTCATGCGATAAGTTCTGCTTTAGGGATTGGCCGAACGTTGCGAAAGAGGCTCCGGGAACGTCCTGCGGGAGGGATCGCTAAAATTTTCGGCGTGAAAATTTCTGGTATAATGGCAGAGTAAGAGTCGAACCAAATCAACCCGGGGCTGAGGCCAATAGGATCGTCCCAATCAACCTAAACGAAGGTTTTTTCATGAGAGCGATCCCGTCTGTCCCGACGGCAGGTGCCTGCACCGTGCCCGTTGCCATCTACACCCGCGTTTCCACTGTCAACCAGGTTGGAGGACGCTTTGATTCCTGCGAAAGTCAGGCCGCTGTTTGCCGCGACTATATTCGGAAACAGGCCGGCGAAGGCTGGTTTGAAGTCGCCTGTTTTTCCGACCCTGCCTACTCGGGCAGTTCGCTAAACCGCCCCGGCATCCAGGCGCTCAAGCGCCAGATCGAAGCCGGGAGCGTCAAAGTTGTCCTGATTTTCAAACTCGAACGCGTGCTGCGCAGCACGGACGAGTGGGGACCGTTTCGGACTTTCCTGCAAAAGCACGACTGCAAGCTGGTCAGTCCGACGGAGGACCTGAGCGACGATACGCCTTCGGGTCGCCTGAAAAACAACCTGATGATGAGCGTGGCGGAGTATGAACGGCTGAACACGGCCGAGAAGATCCGGATCAAGCTCAACGAGCAGGCCAAGCGCGGATTCTGGACCGGAGGCCAGGTCCCCTTCGGATACCTCTACGACGAGACCACCCAGGGGCTCACCCCTCACCCCGACGAGGCACCGATCCTTCAGCGTATTTTCAAACTCGCGTCGCAACTGGTGCCGCTCACGGAGATCGCCAATATGATCAACTCGGAAGGCATCCGCACCCGCGCCCGCATATTCAAACGCCGCGACGGCAATCGCGAGGACATCGGAGGGAAACGCTTTCGTTCGGACATCCTGCGGAGGCTGATCAAACGCCCGCTCTATGCGGGCCGGGTGCGGATGAACGGAAAGGAATACCCCGGCCAGCACGAGGCGCTGGTGACGGATGAACTGTGGGAAAAGGCCAACGCGGTCATCGCGACCTCCCTCCAACCCGCGCGCTGCCGGCTGCGGACTCGCGACAAGCATTTTCATATCCTGAAAGGGATAGTCCATTGCGGTTGCTGTGGGCGGACCATGATCCCCAACGCGAGCGGCAAACTGGCTCCGGACGGCAAGCCCTACCGTTACTACACCTGCGGCTACACCCACAAGGAAGGCCCCGAAGCGGCCTGTCCGGTGCGGCACGTCTCGGCGACCG harbors:
- a CDS encoding NADH-quinone oxidoreductase — encoded protein: MRQQGVLLTTFNEIYNWGRTRSIWPLQFGLACCAIEMIAVAAARFDIARFGAEIFRASPRQADLMIVSGTVTKKMAPQVVRIWNQMAEPKYCIAMGACSISGGPFKQGYNVLKGVDRFIPVDVYIPGCPPRPEALLNGLIELQKKIRAEKLTGPDRPRHLRTDNDGAYPVPEYGDHDIVPPHNPAVWRPAASLVRPDKP
- a CDS encoding NADH-quinone oxidoreductase subunit I, which encodes MTASDHPYAFLALFVAIAAVFPLALILVAQLWFRVFQPPKPGAEKNAIYECGLPSGGDSWIQFRAHYYLYAILFLIFDVEVLFLLPAAVVFTGLPAAALFVLLAFILLLAEGLVWAWQRGHLEWK
- a CDS encoding delta-aminolevulinic acid dehydratase, yielding MATSNTSFSLDLIHRPRRLRRTASLRALVRETVLTPANLIAPLFVVEGDAPPEEIGSMPGVFRYGIADLVEECRILHNLGVPAVALFPKLDPALKDETGSAALDEDALVLRAVRAVKESVPGITVVTDVALDPYTNHGHDGVLNAAGDDVENDRTVGILTRMAVMQARAGVDLVAPSDMMDGRVGAIRRALDAAGFQQTGVMAYSAKFNSAYYGPFRDAVGSAQAAGTRLLGKATYQLDPANRREAIAEAALDEAEGADIIMVKPAGIYLDIIRDVRERTQKPVAAYQISGEYAQIQAAARLGWLDLARTRDESLLAIRRAGADMILTYFAKETAKALA
- a CDS encoding glycosyl transferase family 1; this encodes MCYACAQKNRAARQRGVAGGVKLRAARGDDSGRPRRAAGRVEARTQPLRMKPLPSMRPLFLLTHEFWPRRGGIATYCEEMARAAALAAGGRGVEVWAPALRPGEPERAGWPFAVRRLPLRGTHDLGCRLAMARFLVGERRRLRRALVHLAEPGPMLAAMLLQPWRTFCPQRMILTFHGSEVLKFHADPVIRLLARRLIRRAWRVSTLTQYARRLLCECFPEAAGKVVLAPGALRSGWEAAGQDGEPDGEGERSSGAAGPDGRRLVVLTVGRLHPRKGQAQTLAALAALPEAWRRRVEYRMAGTTNRPGYEAELREAARRAEAEGLAVRFLGDVPDGELGAAYAEADIFALTSVEHGHSVEGFGLVYLEASAHGLPVVAHAIGGVAEAVHDGETGLLVRPGPGSGELLTEAFARLLGDAALRRRLGAAGRAWARKNSWADSARVLYGEDLD
- a CDS encoding glycosyl transferase family 1, which encodes MKICILQDFLRNGGTERQTVLLARAFAAEGHAVTVLTFRPGGVLAAGLAETGGRTPAEHGPEAHATSESGAGCPCHVAGGTPAPQRPRHEVLQPFDTRINGFAPGLARRLRRIAPDVVLCMGRMANGRGALVKRTLPGAVVVGTLRTGKALQRAFRESLHAVDHVVANSGDSAETLTRVQGVPAERVSVIYNGLVFPADAGGDSRGRDSGAGDAIGSGAEQAGGVEKLSATKAPGAVVLLCVGMFRPEKNQRALIEAAARLPKNPAWELWLAGEGPARAECEALARRLGMAERVRFFGFLADPAPLYRAADVAVLASRAESLSNFLIEAQAHGLPAVAAEVTGARECLREGVSGVVVPAGDAAAMAAAWRVYIENPDTRRAAGEAARAFARATFDPARQTAAYLDLFARLRNRPAGRAPRG
- a CDS encoding beta-lactamase, with amino-acid sequence MVTEHAPLEDELGDVLEKALRCAGLTEAALAERTGIDRERIADAIAWRNELSPEECRALAAALSLNEVGVQALAAGKYPLPQITGLPFCLYPLRMTHGIGVTNAYIVADCRQDHGVLFDTGNDPGALQRQWPAAITRLDAVFITHAEREHLGGLPEVRRRFGAVPVFAPVESGVPGATEIGEGSRLVFGAAEVEVLATPGHAEAHHCYIVRAPRACKGVPLLVSGDLLFAGSVGGAYFCTKRLKAHLARVLAALPPEAVVAPGHGPLTTIGNERACNPFVV
- a CDS encoding DNA-directed RNA polymerase subunit omega, with protein sequence MRDDYLKEAQKVITDPNLLINVVSRRVKQLRRGHRPLVESLEKLAPEDIALREIIEGKITYEVAA
- a CDS encoding single-stranded DNA-binding protein, producing MCAARKKDSKRYTEVRNAKALRDYTVEERFEAGIQLRGTEVKSIRAGRAQINDAFGRFEKGELWLYNAHIEEYAFGSIYNHDARRIRKLLLHKHQIRKIAQALQVGGRALVPLRMYFKEALVKVELAIGMGKKLYDKRDDMRKREQVMEVKKAFKYRM
- a CDS encoding recombinase, with product MRAIPSVPTAGACTVPVAIYTRVSTVNQVGGRFDSCESQAAVCRDYIRKQAGEGWFEVACFSDPAYSGSSLNRPGIQALKRQIEAGSVKVVLIFKLERVLRSTDEWGPFRTFLQKHDCKLVSPTEDLSDDTPSGRLKNNLMMSVAEYERLNTAEKIRIKLNEQAKRGFWTGGQVPFGYLYDETTQGLTPHPDEAPILQRIFKLASQLVPLTEIANMINSEGIRTRARIFKRRDGNREDIGGKRFRSDILRRLIKRPLYAGRVRMNGKEYPGQHEALVTDELWEKANAVIATSLQPARCRLRTRDKHFHILKGIVHCGCCGRTMIPNASGKLAPDGKPYRYYTCGYTHKEGPEAACPVRHVSATGLELAVTGFLGRCGQHPEVIAATIESARRHRQADRVPLREKLTQIEHTLDGLASQLRNCAQMLAVGGLASLDDLMRDQIGQLQDEKQRLIVEREHLNRELAACEQGDLEVERIRQSLSRFGEILPTLSQDHQRDLLLLFVERVEVRPCPSSRVPGDAPAGARFLDLRLKLRIGRLVEGMEERLVIEHRLPAPASGGDVRMLTLPVLVILAPTGCRAPVSLLAPFPCELGTGPHTASQPAAKPPAQHAIHRARAWARELEDNPGLTRVKLAARENITPGAVTHCMKLLLLADEIQTFLLSLTQAGDMRRYSFTRMQALAEFPQDEQRRRFALIQQG